A window of Pristis pectinata isolate sPriPec2 chromosome 33, sPriPec2.1.pri, whole genome shotgun sequence contains these coding sequences:
- the LOC127585522 gene encoding NACHT, LRR and PYD domains-containing protein 12-like isoform X7 — protein sequence MAEGAGGGGDAVTFTSRKHADPKTTMSELLAQCGDYQLFQLSNVYRARLQPAIEEGVEGLSLMLREKGHFSGQEHEKVIELMEKRNRIGGSKFFFSLVMEKGSRARRVMWESFVKMRNELPKLDKILNEIQELGPDPYEYMNIIQDLCDLSSQLKDVRQKHKEALQAQTETMRVSTILRRKKVKVFQLVDQYTELTIISTVRDQILVGHELLARGRDHEWREKHLWGELEKVRTDQLFQSSFSQSKSKSGCSAAVAGVAGIGKTTMVQKIVYDWATGKIFQHFQFVFCFKFRELNSINCRINLSELILDQYPYFRNILGEVWKNPEGLLFIFDGLDEYKHRIDFADSRRDTEPQHMCPDPEWQCEVSDIVYSLIQHKLLPGCSVLVTTRPTALHLLENAEINIWAEILGFDGEQRKEYFKRFFEDRTVAEAVVKYVKENYILYTMSYNPSYCLILGLALGPFFTQKDRDPQRVPKTITQLYSYYIYNILKNHSREIERPHDVLLRVGQMAFRGLLDKKIVFTEGDLINYSLQPSQCLSGFLVELLEREDSARSVVYTFPHLTIQKFVAALAQFLILHPGDILKLLTEAHSEESGQFEVFLHFVAGLSSPGSAQGLEEFLGPFRHQTTCQVIDWVKEEVKRQIGNTGSEAGKRTLLNTLPYLFESQNSGLAQATLGSLETLSFCGLRLTLIDCAILSHVIGLCDTINHLDLERCSIQCEGIQQLRPGLHQCRVLGLGHNNLGDSGVKLVSAALRDQECKIQKLQLREVGLTSSGAKDLISTLSTNHSLRELDLSDNNLGDSGVKRVSAALRDPECKIQTLRLREVGLTSSGAKDLISTLSTNHSLRELDLSDNNLGDSGVKRVSAALRDPECKIQTLRLREVGLTSSGAKDLISTLSTNHSLRELDLSDNNLGDSGVKLVSEALRDPECKIQRLWLREVGLSDSGAKDLTSALSTNCSLTGLDLGSNLLTDQSVPTLRHLILTLLSLEQIGLQENQFSLNGQNQLKSLQGTRSGLSVSL from the exons AAAGTCATTGAGCTCATGGAGAAGAGAAACCGGATAGGGGGTTCCAAATTCTTCTTCAGTCTGGTTATGGAGAAGGGATCCAGAGCCCGGAGAGTGATGTGGGAATCCTTTGTGAAAATGCGGAATGAGTTACCAAAGTTGGACAAAATACTGAATGAAATCCAGGAGCTCG GTCCTGATCCATATGAATACATGAACATCATCCAAGATTTATGTGATTTATCCTCACAACTGAAGG ATGTTCGACAGAAACACAAGGAGGCTCTGCAGGCACAAACTGAAACAATGAGAGTAAGCACGATCCTGAGGAGGAagaaggtgaaggttttccagctggttgatcAATACACTGAGCTCACAATCATTTCTACTGTTCGAGATCAGATACTTGTGGGACATGAGCTGCTGGCAAGAGGCCGAGACcatgagtggagagagaaacatctctGGGGAGAGCTGGAAAAAGTCCGGACTGATCAATTGTTCCAGAGCAGCTTTTCCCAGAGTAAATCTAAATCTGGGTGTTCAGCAGCAGTGGCCGGAGTTGCGGGGATTGGaaaaacaacaatggtgcaaaagattgtttatgactgggccacggggaaaatattccaacacttccagtttgtcttcTGTTTCAAATTCCGGGAGTTGAACAGCATTAATTGTAGAATAAACCTGAGTGAACTGATTCTGGATCAGTATCCTTACTTCAGGAATAtcctgggagaggtctggaagaacCCAGAGGGATTGTTGTTTATCttcgatggtttggatgaatACAAGCACAGAATTGATTTTGCTGATAGTCGGAGagacacagaacctcagcacatgtgcccAGATCCCGAGTGGCAGTGTGAagtgtctgacattgtgtacagtttaatccagcacaagctgctcccagggtgttcagtgctggtgacaACCCGCCCCACTGCGTTACATTTATTGGAGAATGCTGAAATAAATATCTGGGCCGAAATACTGGGTTTCGATGGTGAGCAGCGAAAGGAATACTTCAAAAGATTTTTTGAAGATAGGACAGTGGCAGAAGCTGTTGTCAAATATGTAAAAGAAAACTACATCCTCtacaccatgagctacaacccctcctactgctTGATCCTCGGTCTGGCACTGGgccccttcttcacacaaaaagACAGGGACCCGCAGCgagttcccaagaccatcacccaactatattcctactatatttacaacatcctgaaaaaccacAGCCGTGAGATTGAAAGGCCCCATGATGTGTTACTGAGGGTTGGTCAGATGGCCTTCAGAGGATTGTTGGACaagaagattgtgtttacagaGGGAGATTTGATCAACTACAGTCTGCAGCCTTCCCAGTGCCTGTCTGGGTTCCTGGtggaacttttggagagagaggattctgcccggagcgtggtgtacacattcccacacctcaccatccaaAAGTTTGTAGCTGCACTCGCACAATTTCTGATTCTGCATCCCGGAGATATCCTgaaactcctcactgaagcccacagcGAGGAAAGTGGGCAATTCGAAGTATTTCTCCAttttgttgctggtctctccTCCCCAGGGTCAGCTCAGGGGCTGGAGGAGTTTCTGGGTCCATTTCGCCATCAAACGACCTGCCAAGTGATTGactgggtgaaggaggaggtgaaacGTCAGATTGGAAACACAGGGAGTGAAGCTGGTAAAAGGACCCTCCTGAACACACTGCCATACCTGTTTGAGTCTCAGAACAGTGGACTGGCTCAGGCCACGCTAGGATCTCTGGAAACACTTTCATTCTGTGGACTGCGCCTGACCCTGATTGACTGCGCCATCCTGTCTCATGTCATTGGGCTCTGTGATACAATAAATCACCTCGATCTGGAGCGCTGCTCCATTCAGTGTGAAGGAATCCAGCAGCTGCGACCCGGGCTGCACCAGTGCCGGGTGTTGGG ACTGGGGCACAACAACCTGGGAGAttcgggagtgaaactggtgtctgcggctctgagggaccaggagtgtaaaatacagaaatTGCA gctgAGGGAAGTCGGTCTCACAAGTTCTGGTGCCAAGGATCTCATCTCCACTCTCAGTACAAACCACTCACTGAGGGAGCTGGACCTGAGTGATAATAACCTGGGAGATTCAGGAGTGAAACGGGTGTCTGCGGCTCTGAGGGacccggagtgtaaaatacagacTCTGCG gctgAGGGAAGTCGGTCTCACAAGTTCTGGTGCCAAGGATCTCATCTCCACTCTCAGTACAAACCACTCACTGAGGGAGCTGGACCTGAGTGATAATAACCTGGGAGATTCAGGAGTGAAACGGGTGTCTGCGGCTCTGAGGGacccggagtgtaaaatacagacTCTGCG gctgAGGGAAGTCGGTCTCACAAGTTCTGGTGCCAAGGATCTCATCTCCACTCTCAGTACAAACCACTCACTGAGGGAGCTGGACCTGAGTGATAATAACCTGGGAGAttcgggagtgaaactggtgtctgaaGCTCTGAGGGATCCTgagtgtaaaatacagagacTGTG gCTGAGGGAAGTTGGTCTCTCAGATTCTGGTGCCAAGGATCTCACCTCCGCTCTCAGTACAAACTGCTCACTGACGGGGCTGGACCTGGGATCAAACTTACTCACAGACCAATCTGTCCCCACTCTCCGCCACCTCATCCTGACCCTCCTGAGTCTGGAGCAGATCGG GCTGCAGGAGAATCAGTTCAGTTTAAATGGACAGAATCAGCTGAAGTCGCTGCAGGGAACCAGATCCGGACTGAGTGTGTCGCTGTAA
- the LOC127585522 gene encoding NACHT, LRR and PYD domains-containing protein 12-like isoform X4 has product MAEGAGGGGDAVTFTSRKHAGGSGNVAELKEKSSSSRVDDPKTTMSELLAQCGDYQLFQLSNVYRARLQPAIEEGVEGLSLMLREKGHFSGQEHEKVIELMEKRNRIGGSKFFFSLVMEKGSRARRVMWESFVKMRNELPKLDKILNEIQELGPDPYEYMNIIQDLCDLSSQLKDVRQKHKEALQAQTETMRVSTILRRKKVKVFQLVDQYTELTIISTVRDQILVGHELLARGRDHEWREKHLWGELEKVRTDQLFQSSFSQSKSKSGCSAAVAGVAGIGKTTMVQKIVYDWATGKIFQHFQFVFCFKFRELNSINCRINLSELILDQYPYFRNILGEVWKNPEGLLFIFDGLDEYKHRIDFADSRRDTEPQHMCPDPEWQCEVSDIVYSLIQHKLLPGCSVLVTTRPTALHLLENAEINIWAEILGFDGEQRKEYFKRFFEDRTVAEAVVKYVKENYILYTMSYNPSYCLILGLALGPFFTQKDRDPQRVPKTITQLYSYYIYNILKNHSREIERPHDVLLRVGQMAFRGLLDKKIVFTEGDLINYSLQPSQCLSGFLVELLEREDSARSVVYTFPHLTIQKFVAALAQFLILHPGDILKLLTEAHSEESGQFEVFLHFVAGLSSPGSAQGLEEFLGPFRHQTTCQVIDWVKEEVKRQIGNTGSEAGKRTLLNTLPYLFESQNSGLAQATLGSLETLSFCGLRLTLIDCAILSHVIGLCDTINHLDLERCSIQCEGIQQLRPGLHQCRVLGLGHNNLGDSGVKLVSAALRDQECKIQKLQLREVGLTSSGAKDLISTLSTNHSLRELDLSDNNLGDSGVKRVSAALRDPECKIQTLRLREVGLTSSGAKDLISTLSTNHSLRELDLSDNNLGDSGVKRVSAALRDPECKIQTLRLREVGLTSSGAKDLISTLSTNHSLRELDLSDNNLGDSGVKLVSEALRDPECKIQRLWLREVGLSDSGAKDLTSALSTNCSLTGLDLGSNLLTDQSVPTLRHLILTLLSLEQIGLQENQFSLNGQNQLKSLQGTRSGLSVSL; this is encoded by the exons AAAGTCATTGAGCTCATGGAGAAGAGAAACCGGATAGGGGGTTCCAAATTCTTCTTCAGTCTGGTTATGGAGAAGGGATCCAGAGCCCGGAGAGTGATGTGGGAATCCTTTGTGAAAATGCGGAATGAGTTACCAAAGTTGGACAAAATACTGAATGAAATCCAGGAGCTCG GTCCTGATCCATATGAATACATGAACATCATCCAAGATTTATGTGATTTATCCTCACAACTGAAGG ATGTTCGACAGAAACACAAGGAGGCTCTGCAGGCACAAACTGAAACAATGAGAGTAAGCACGATCCTGAGGAGGAagaaggtgaaggttttccagctggttgatcAATACACTGAGCTCACAATCATTTCTACTGTTCGAGATCAGATACTTGTGGGACATGAGCTGCTGGCAAGAGGCCGAGACcatgagtggagagagaaacatctctGGGGAGAGCTGGAAAAAGTCCGGACTGATCAATTGTTCCAGAGCAGCTTTTCCCAGAGTAAATCTAAATCTGGGTGTTCAGCAGCAGTGGCCGGAGTTGCGGGGATTGGaaaaacaacaatggtgcaaaagattgtttatgactgggccacggggaaaatattccaacacttccagtttgtcttcTGTTTCAAATTCCGGGAGTTGAACAGCATTAATTGTAGAATAAACCTGAGTGAACTGATTCTGGATCAGTATCCTTACTTCAGGAATAtcctgggagaggtctggaagaacCCAGAGGGATTGTTGTTTATCttcgatggtttggatgaatACAAGCACAGAATTGATTTTGCTGATAGTCGGAGagacacagaacctcagcacatgtgcccAGATCCCGAGTGGCAGTGTGAagtgtctgacattgtgtacagtttaatccagcacaagctgctcccagggtgttcagtgctggtgacaACCCGCCCCACTGCGTTACATTTATTGGAGAATGCTGAAATAAATATCTGGGCCGAAATACTGGGTTTCGATGGTGAGCAGCGAAAGGAATACTTCAAAAGATTTTTTGAAGATAGGACAGTGGCAGAAGCTGTTGTCAAATATGTAAAAGAAAACTACATCCTCtacaccatgagctacaacccctcctactgctTGATCCTCGGTCTGGCACTGGgccccttcttcacacaaaaagACAGGGACCCGCAGCgagttcccaagaccatcacccaactatattcctactatatttacaacatcctgaaaaaccacAGCCGTGAGATTGAAAGGCCCCATGATGTGTTACTGAGGGTTGGTCAGATGGCCTTCAGAGGATTGTTGGACaagaagattgtgtttacagaGGGAGATTTGATCAACTACAGTCTGCAGCCTTCCCAGTGCCTGTCTGGGTTCCTGGtggaacttttggagagagaggattctgcccggagcgtggtgtacacattcccacacctcaccatccaaAAGTTTGTAGCTGCACTCGCACAATTTCTGATTCTGCATCCCGGAGATATCCTgaaactcctcactgaagcccacagcGAGGAAAGTGGGCAATTCGAAGTATTTCTCCAttttgttgctggtctctccTCCCCAGGGTCAGCTCAGGGGCTGGAGGAGTTTCTGGGTCCATTTCGCCATCAAACGACCTGCCAAGTGATTGactgggtgaaggaggaggtgaaacGTCAGATTGGAAACACAGGGAGTGAAGCTGGTAAAAGGACCCTCCTGAACACACTGCCATACCTGTTTGAGTCTCAGAACAGTGGACTGGCTCAGGCCACGCTAGGATCTCTGGAAACACTTTCATTCTGTGGACTGCGCCTGACCCTGATTGACTGCGCCATCCTGTCTCATGTCATTGGGCTCTGTGATACAATAAATCACCTCGATCTGGAGCGCTGCTCCATTCAGTGTGAAGGAATCCAGCAGCTGCGACCCGGGCTGCACCAGTGCCGGGTGTTGGG ACTGGGGCACAACAACCTGGGAGAttcgggagtgaaactggtgtctgcggctctgagggaccaggagtgtaaaatacagaaatTGCA gctgAGGGAAGTCGGTCTCACAAGTTCTGGTGCCAAGGATCTCATCTCCACTCTCAGTACAAACCACTCACTGAGGGAGCTGGACCTGAGTGATAATAACCTGGGAGATTCAGGAGTGAAACGGGTGTCTGCGGCTCTGAGGGacccggagtgtaaaatacagacTCTGCG gctgAGGGAAGTCGGTCTCACAAGTTCTGGTGCCAAGGATCTCATCTCCACTCTCAGTACAAACCACTCACTGAGGGAGCTGGACCTGAGTGATAATAACCTGGGAGATTCAGGAGTGAAACGGGTGTCTGCGGCTCTGAGGGacccggagtgtaaaatacagacTCTGCG gctgAGGGAAGTCGGTCTCACAAGTTCTGGTGCCAAGGATCTCATCTCCACTCTCAGTACAAACCACTCACTGAGGGAGCTGGACCTGAGTGATAATAACCTGGGAGAttcgggagtgaaactggtgtctgaaGCTCTGAGGGATCCTgagtgtaaaatacagagacTGTG gCTGAGGGAAGTTGGTCTCTCAGATTCTGGTGCCAAGGATCTCACCTCCGCTCTCAGTACAAACTGCTCACTGACGGGGCTGGACCTGGGATCAAACTTACTCACAGACCAATCTGTCCCCACTCTCCGCCACCTCATCCTGACCCTCCTGAGTCTGGAGCAGATCGG GCTGCAGGAGAATCAGTTCAGTTTAAATGGACAGAATCAGCTGAAGTCGCTGCAGGGAACCAGATCCGGACTGAGTGTGTCGCTGTAA
- the LOC127585522 gene encoding NACHT, LRR and PYD domains-containing protein 12-like isoform X6: MSMFFIIIYSSGLWTGGSGNVAELKEKSSSSRVDDPKTTMSELLAQCGDYQLFQLSNVYRARLQPAIEEGVEGLSLMLREKGHFSGQEHEKVIELMEKRNRIGGSKFFFSLVMEKGSRARRVMWESFVKMRNELPKLDKILNEIQELGPDPYEYMNIIQDLCDLSSQLKDVRQKHKEALQAQTETMRVSTILRRKKVKVFQLVDQYTELTIISTVRDQILVGHELLARGRDHEWREKHLWGELEKVRTDQLFQSSFSQSKSKSGCSAAVAGVAGIGKTTMVQKIVYDWATGKIFQHFQFVFCFKFRELNSINCRINLSELILDQYPYFRNILGEVWKNPEGLLFIFDGLDEYKHRIDFADSRRDTEPQHMCPDPEWQCEVSDIVYSLIQHKLLPGCSVLVTTRPTALHLLENAEINIWAEILGFDGEQRKEYFKRFFEDRTVAEAVVKYVKENYILYTMSYNPSYCLILGLALGPFFTQKDRDPQRVPKTITQLYSYYIYNILKNHSREIERPHDVLLRVGQMAFRGLLDKKIVFTEGDLINYSLQPSQCLSGFLVELLEREDSARSVVYTFPHLTIQKFVAALAQFLILHPGDILKLLTEAHSEESGQFEVFLHFVAGLSSPGSAQGLEEFLGPFRHQTTCQVIDWVKEEVKRQIGNTGSEAGKRTLLNTLPYLFESQNSGLAQATLGSLETLSFCGLRLTLIDCAILSHVIGLCDTINHLDLERCSIQCEGIQQLRPGLHQCRVLGLGHNNLGDSGVKLVSAALRDQECKIQKLQLREVGLTSSGAKDLISTLSTNHSLRELDLSDNNLGDSGVKRVSAALRDPECKIQTLRLREVGLTSSGAKDLISTLSTNHSLRELDLSDNNLGDSGVKRVSAALRDPECKIQTLRLREVGLTSSGAKDLISTLSTNHSLRELDLSDNNLGDSGVKLVSEALRDPECKIQRLWLREVGLSDSGAKDLTSALSTNCSLTGLDLGSNLLTDQSVPTLRHLILTLLSLEQIGLQENQFSLNGQNQLKSLQGTRSGLSVSL; encoded by the exons AAAGTCATTGAGCTCATGGAGAAGAGAAACCGGATAGGGGGTTCCAAATTCTTCTTCAGTCTGGTTATGGAGAAGGGATCCAGAGCCCGGAGAGTGATGTGGGAATCCTTTGTGAAAATGCGGAATGAGTTACCAAAGTTGGACAAAATACTGAATGAAATCCAGGAGCTCG GTCCTGATCCATATGAATACATGAACATCATCCAAGATTTATGTGATTTATCCTCACAACTGAAGG ATGTTCGACAGAAACACAAGGAGGCTCTGCAGGCACAAACTGAAACAATGAGAGTAAGCACGATCCTGAGGAGGAagaaggtgaaggttttccagctggttgatcAATACACTGAGCTCACAATCATTTCTACTGTTCGAGATCAGATACTTGTGGGACATGAGCTGCTGGCAAGAGGCCGAGACcatgagtggagagagaaacatctctGGGGAGAGCTGGAAAAAGTCCGGACTGATCAATTGTTCCAGAGCAGCTTTTCCCAGAGTAAATCTAAATCTGGGTGTTCAGCAGCAGTGGCCGGAGTTGCGGGGATTGGaaaaacaacaatggtgcaaaagattgtttatgactgggccacggggaaaatattccaacacttccagtttgtcttcTGTTTCAAATTCCGGGAGTTGAACAGCATTAATTGTAGAATAAACCTGAGTGAACTGATTCTGGATCAGTATCCTTACTTCAGGAATAtcctgggagaggtctggaagaacCCAGAGGGATTGTTGTTTATCttcgatggtttggatgaatACAAGCACAGAATTGATTTTGCTGATAGTCGGAGagacacagaacctcagcacatgtgcccAGATCCCGAGTGGCAGTGTGAagtgtctgacattgtgtacagtttaatccagcacaagctgctcccagggtgttcagtgctggtgacaACCCGCCCCACTGCGTTACATTTATTGGAGAATGCTGAAATAAATATCTGGGCCGAAATACTGGGTTTCGATGGTGAGCAGCGAAAGGAATACTTCAAAAGATTTTTTGAAGATAGGACAGTGGCAGAAGCTGTTGTCAAATATGTAAAAGAAAACTACATCCTCtacaccatgagctacaacccctcctactgctTGATCCTCGGTCTGGCACTGGgccccttcttcacacaaaaagACAGGGACCCGCAGCgagttcccaagaccatcacccaactatattcctactatatttacaacatcctgaaaaaccacAGCCGTGAGATTGAAAGGCCCCATGATGTGTTACTGAGGGTTGGTCAGATGGCCTTCAGAGGATTGTTGGACaagaagattgtgtttacagaGGGAGATTTGATCAACTACAGTCTGCAGCCTTCCCAGTGCCTGTCTGGGTTCCTGGtggaacttttggagagagaggattctgcccggagcgtggtgtacacattcccacacctcaccatccaaAAGTTTGTAGCTGCACTCGCACAATTTCTGATTCTGCATCCCGGAGATATCCTgaaactcctcactgaagcccacagcGAGGAAAGTGGGCAATTCGAAGTATTTCTCCAttttgttgctggtctctccTCCCCAGGGTCAGCTCAGGGGCTGGAGGAGTTTCTGGGTCCATTTCGCCATCAAACGACCTGCCAAGTGATTGactgggtgaaggaggaggtgaaacGTCAGATTGGAAACACAGGGAGTGAAGCTGGTAAAAGGACCCTCCTGAACACACTGCCATACCTGTTTGAGTCTCAGAACAGTGGACTGGCTCAGGCCACGCTAGGATCTCTGGAAACACTTTCATTCTGTGGACTGCGCCTGACCCTGATTGACTGCGCCATCCTGTCTCATGTCATTGGGCTCTGTGATACAATAAATCACCTCGATCTGGAGCGCTGCTCCATTCAGTGTGAAGGAATCCAGCAGCTGCGACCCGGGCTGCACCAGTGCCGGGTGTTGGG ACTGGGGCACAACAACCTGGGAGAttcgggagtgaaactggtgtctgcggctctgagggaccaggagtgtaaaatacagaaatTGCA gctgAGGGAAGTCGGTCTCACAAGTTCTGGTGCCAAGGATCTCATCTCCACTCTCAGTACAAACCACTCACTGAGGGAGCTGGACCTGAGTGATAATAACCTGGGAGATTCAGGAGTGAAACGGGTGTCTGCGGCTCTGAGGGacccggagtgtaaaatacagacTCTGCG gctgAGGGAAGTCGGTCTCACAAGTTCTGGTGCCAAGGATCTCATCTCCACTCTCAGTACAAACCACTCACTGAGGGAGCTGGACCTGAGTGATAATAACCTGGGAGATTCAGGAGTGAAACGGGTGTCTGCGGCTCTGAGGGacccggagtgtaaaatacagacTCTGCG gctgAGGGAAGTCGGTCTCACAAGTTCTGGTGCCAAGGATCTCATCTCCACTCTCAGTACAAACCACTCACTGAGGGAGCTGGACCTGAGTGATAATAACCTGGGAGAttcgggagtgaaactggtgtctgaaGCTCTGAGGGATCCTgagtgtaaaatacagagacTGTG gCTGAGGGAAGTTGGTCTCTCAGATTCTGGTGCCAAGGATCTCACCTCCGCTCTCAGTACAAACTGCTCACTGACGGGGCTGGACCTGGGATCAAACTTACTCACAGACCAATCTGTCCCCACTCTCCGCCACCTCATCCTGACCCTCCTGAGTCTGGAGCAGATCGG GCTGCAGGAGAATCAGTTCAGTTTAAATGGACAGAATCAGCTGAAGTCGCTGCAGGGAACCAGATCCGGACTGAGTGTGTCGCTGTAA